In Pseudophryne corroboree isolate aPseCor3 chromosome 2, aPseCor3.hap2, whole genome shotgun sequence, the sequence TTACAGAACACTGCGCCAAGTTTACAGAACACTGCCTTAGGCTCACCGAACGAGATCACAGAACACTTCGCCAAACTTACAGAGCACTGCATTAGGCTCACCGAACAGGATTACAGAACACTGTGCCAAGCTTACAGAACACTGCACTAGTCACACCGAACAGGATCACAGAACACTGCGCCAAGCTTACAGAACACTGCACTAGTCTCACCGAACAGGATCACAGAACACTGTGCCGAGCTTACAGAACACTGCACTAGTCTCACCGAACAGGATCACAGAACACTGTGCCGAGCTTACAGAACACTGCACTAGTCTCACCGAACAGGATCACAGAACACTGTGCCGAGCTTACAGAACACTGCACTAGTCTCACCGAACAGGATCACAGAACACTGTGCCGAGCTTACAGAACACTGCACTAGTCTCACCGAACAGGATCACAGAACACTGTGCCGAGCTTACAGAACACTGCACTAGTCTCACCGAACAGGATCACAGAACACTGTGCCGAGCTTACAGAACACTGCACTAGTCTCACCGAACAGGATCACAGAACACTGTGCCGAGCTTACAGAACACTGCACTAGTCTCACCGAACAGGATCACAGAACACTGTGCCGAGCTTACAGAACACTGCACTAGGCTCACCGAACAGGATCACAGAACACTGTGCCCAGCTTACAAAACAGACTCACAGAGAACGGCAGTAGGCTTACAGAACAGTATCACAGAACACTGCGCTAGTATCACAGAACAATGCTCTAGTCTCACAGAACAGTACTACATAAATGTTCTTTAATTATAGGGTCTAGACATAGCTTTGAATCTTTGTTTTTTGGGCACAAGGGCAGGTGTCTCAGTCCAGTTTTAAACCAACCCCAAGAAAAGGCTTAGTTATgcactttttgtgtgtgtgtacatacaatGTTTATGTACATAGCATACAGGCAAGGAGCCAGAATACAAAAGTAGACACATTTTTGCATTACACTTTCCAAGTAAATATGCTCCAAAATGTTCTAAAAGACATTATTAAATTAGGCCACATATGTGAACAGTGAAGCCTTAATTGTGTAGAAAAGAACATATTAATTGTTGTACGTGTATCTAACATGTATTTATGTTTTGTTCAGATCAGATTGCGCTAGAAATGGAGGAAAAGTGCCGAATTCTGGAATCCAGGTACAGTGAAAAGGAACAGCTAAATCACGAACTAAAGAAGGAGCTCTATCACCGTGAAAATCGAGTTGCAGCTTTGAGGTCTAAGTTGAGGGACAAGGAGAGAAGGTTCCTGGATGAGCTTAAGAGAAGAAGTCACCGCGTGACTATAATGAATACTGAGCTGCAGAAGCAGACTGAAGCTGCGGCTTATTTATCTTTCCAGTTGCATGTCATCAAGCAGAAGCAGCAAAGTCCTCAAAACAGCTGCCAGGTGACCTCCAGGCCCCTTGACTTCACCATAGTAAAGCAATCTCATCATGAAGGTAAGGTGAAAAGGAAAGTCCACAAGAGCCACAGTGTGTGGAGGCCCGACTGTTCAGTAGACAAAGATATGTCAAGAGACTATCTTCAGAGGGAGCAAATGACCAGCTATGATGAACTTGAAGCTATGCCAGACCCAGCACTATTTTTATACCCTAAGAGGTACATGCATGTTCACAAGCAGAGACCAGAACCAAAATCACACAGCCAGGACAAAAGCGGGCCAGATCATGCTGGTGGTGCCATGGCACTTGGCACTCAGTGGTCCGAGAATCTCTCATCAGATGAGGACATGCCATCTTCTATTCCTGTTGTGAAAGCAAAGCTCCCCAAAAGTGAAAGGGGAAAAAGACGGGCTGTGGCCCGGCAAGACTCACGGGATTCCGAATAAACCAGAACAAACATTCTGAAGTTCTACTGGAAATAGAAATTAGTTGCTGATTGAAGAAAAAATATAATTGGTGGTACTGTACATTAGTCACTAAAATGTCCACGCACATAACGGATGCAATGGATGCTCTCTTTTAGTAACGTCTTCCTATATTTTGTTAGATTTCTTCTTAATGCCCAATGGAGTATTGCAGCTTACTATCTCTGGATGTCCTCCCCACAGTTTCTTTTTACCGTTGATGTCAGTTATGAAGGGATTAGTGCATTGCATGGTATAAAACACGAATATCCGTGTCTGTTCGTCACATGTAAGCTGAAGAGTACATCGATCTTGCAGATGATAAAGTTCCCTTTATGCTCCTACAAGCAGAATAAAGTCTGTGTGCAGAACTCCCAGCAGGCATACGGAAACTGCCTTTTATGGTATTTGAATATTATATTCTTAGGACAAATTTAGTCTCATTTCTGCTCAGCCTTCCTAACTATCATAAcaaaaacattttagaaaaaagtGTTTCACTGACCCCATGGTCTGAATAATCAGGATACTATTAACATGGAACTCATATGTTTTGAATGTTTGGGGGATTTTTTACTTTCCAGTTAATCGTTCTCGAGTAAAGATTTATACTTTTAGTGGAATGAGGGAAAAATAGTAACTTGCACTCAAGGAAATCCGGAATCAGGTGAATAAACTACGTACTGTACTTCAGTCGGATTTTTCTACATCAAGGAAAaagatgttttatttatttatttttgcatcagCCGTTTATTAAAATTACACTCCGATTTGCACAAATGAACAAAGAATGAGCTGGTTTCTCAATATCTAACTCACTTTTCACTTTTTGTTAGTACATACCAAAGTACCATATACATCACAATAAGCTGAAGTAATATTGCCTATAGTGCTTTATGCTGTATagtcgggtgtggtatggtatgccggcgtttgggctcccggcgaccagcataccggcgctgggagcccgaccgccggcttaccgacagtgtggcgagcgcaaatgagccccttgcgggctcgctgcgggcaagctggcgcgctacgcgcgtcacgctattttattctcccttcaggggggtcgtggacctccacgacggagaataagtgtcggtatgccggctgtcgggattccagcgccggtatactgtgcgccgggatcccaacagccggcatactgaagaccacccgtatagtcAGTATTATGCTTAGAAACTGTTTTGGCAATTGTATGATGATGTCCTTAGCAGCTAGACAGGAAGGCACTTTACTTATTTATCAGTGTGCTGTGGTTATGGCTTTAGCTAATCTTTATAGAAATGCTTACTTTCTTAGCTCCATCCTTGCATTGAATTATCATATAAATGGTATCCCATCCTCACCTTTATTTTACTCATGAAAATCTCAGAGACGATGTCCAATGTGTACAGATAAGCCAAAGACTCCCACTGgtaacaaatgaaaaaaaaaaaaaagttttctcatTCATTGATTTGTCTCTAGGCAATGCTGGAACACTAAGCTGCTACATTCAGTATTGCTTTGTGAATATATCAGTTTAATTCTGTCACTCCTAGTGAAACCCCTACTCTGTACATATATATCCGGTTTCTCTACAGTAGCAGATTCTTTAATCTGGTCATCCTTTTTATTCTAGGCACACCCGCACTCATTAAGACCCCAAATCACCAGACCTCTCCCCCATGTTGCTAAGCCTTGCCAAGTTGAAACATTGAAGAGTTGACAGATAATTACTGAAAAGGATCATTAAGACATTTTCAtatttaagggggagatgtactaagccttgagaagtgataaatttcacagtgataaaggaccagccaatcagccatgttacaggctgggtttgaaaaattatatttatgagctgattgtctggtactatcACTGAGAAATGAATAACTTTTCAAAGCTCAGTACATCTgaccctaagggggacatgtactaagcagtgataagagtggagaagtgtaccactggagaagttgcccgtggcaaccaatcagcattgacgtaacacttatgatttgcatactataaacatatacagagcagctgattggttgccatgggcaacttctccactggctcacttctccacttttatcactgcttagtacctgTCCCCCTTAGTGATGTATCCCATTCCCAGTATTTGAGAAGAGATTGTGGAAAGTTTCACTGACTCACAAACAGTGGGACTGGGGGAATGCGCCCCAGGTGAATCTTCCACTTAAGTCATCTGAGGAGTGCCCCCAGGTCTCTCTTCTACCCtgcgcacagaaacaaaaaaaatgcCCTTTGCTCCTCTGCTGTTCATTAGCTGCAAGAGTATATTATGTGCAGTGTGACACCAATCACCCGGGATTACTTCTGTGGTCATTACATTAGCAGCATGGTGGCTTGCAGTGTGTGTAGGGGTGTCAGGGAGGAAAAGGAAGTATCCTGTCTTCCCTGTATCCATCTACTGAGTACAAATTACTGAACTGCTAGTACACTGATACAGTGACTGAAGGAAAAAGGGGgttatttatcaaaccttctaaagaggacaggggAGTTGTTGCCCGTAGCAACAGGTCAGATTCTAGCTTACATGTATCTGGTACATTCTATACAGTAATTGGTCATATGAGTGTGATGCACTGGTCCGCTTTGGAAGGTCTGAATAACACACTCAGCATGTTGGCTGTTAATGTCTAATGACTGGTGGGCAGAGGAAGTAGAGCAAGCTGGAGGCTTAAAGGTGAGCACCTTGTGTCTGACACCCAAGGCcgggtacacattaggcgatatatcaTTCCGATGGGAATTGGAACAATATATCgtccatatcgctcagtgtgtatgctcacCTGTGTGTTCACATGCGTCGTCAGCAGGAtcatcccatctgatgtgctgcatgcCAGATGGGCTGTCGATGCTGACGACCGCCTGTAGGTGAATGCGGAATGTACCGCTATGTCGCGCGGTCGTACACCGGATCATGCAGTCTGTACGGCCTTGCTATATATCGGTACATCGACTGTGCCACCGGCTGGAATACACAATGTCCTGATGTGTACCCCACCTTATAGTTGTGCTGCCTGAGGTGCGATTCTCAATTATCCTTATGTTACAAATGACCCAGATCACAGCCCTTGTCTTCCAGCAGTCCTAACTTGTAGCCCCTATAGATCTGAATAGTCCAGTCCCCATTACCAGTCAATTTTTGCAGCAATTGGAGCAGTCTCATGGAATTCATCTACCTGGTTGAACAAGTCTTGTCTCACATGTGACTTTTAGTATGCAGTATCTGTCCAATCAGATGAACCTATACAGAGACACTCCTACTTTCTCTTTAATGGTAAATCTGTTGTCATAATGTGGCCTATATAGCtaaacaggggcggatccagaagaaaatgatagggggggcaccatggaaggagcaagtacatttgcgtgcggcttcggtgcatgtgaagtggcgcttcttatacaatgcccacagttgtagcgctcattatgcaatgtccactctactggtagtgccccttatatagaccccatagtagtggtgccccttatgcaatgcccgtattgcccccagtagtaatgttgcctgtagtaatgcccccagtcatttagcgccctagtagttatgcccccagtggtaatgcccctgcagttatgaccccagtagtttaccccccctttagtttagcctcccagtggtaatgcccccagtagtttgcctgcttgtagtttagccgctgtagtaatgccccccttgtagtttagcccccagtagtaatgcccccagtagtttggcccctgtagttatcccccagtagtttggcccctgtagttatgcccccagtagtttggcccccctgtagtttagcccgtgtagttacgccgccagtagtaatgccctcctgtagtatgcccccagtagttagcccctttgtagttggcccccagtaataatgtcccccagtagtttgcccccagtagatgccccccagtagtttgcccccagtagatgccccccagtaataatgcccccagtagtaatgccccccagtagtaatgccccttgttgatgccccccagtagtaatgcccccagtagatacttccccagtaataatgcccccagtagtaatgcccccccacccagtagtaatgtcccttgttgatgcccccagtagtaatgtccccccctattttgcccccagtagatgctcccgctgcactgaggtagagaaaagagaacatacttaccaagccacgTTCCCGCTTCCATACCGCTGCAGtactcctcctcctggcgtcctctcctcagcactatgagagagacgtcatgactgacgcctCTCCCGTAGTGCACgccacacagtgacagcgccggaggcaggagctcagtactgagctcctgcctccggctgccgctgtgcagggagacgggcgcccgctggtaacacaatctcagtgggcgcccgtcatctccctgtgcggcaacgggggacggacggacggacgggggaCGGAAGGGACTGGGGACGGAggcacaaacgacagggggggcacgggctcgagtgcccccccctggatccgccactgtagcTAAAGAGACGCTGCAGGCAGTCTTGCACAGTATAAGGTGCTGCTTTGTGGGATTGTCATTATTGCTAGGGTTTGTATGATTATACAATTCTCTTCTTAAGTTACACATTAATACTGTCTGTTATGCATTGAGAATTTAACTTGGATATTGTAATTTCTGCATCTGCTTCACGTTGTTTCTTATGTATCTGAGTATAATAGTTTATCTTTTTAATATTACCACAATGATTATACAAGCAGATTTTGAGCTATGTGTCCGATACATCACTCCTATCCACATCAGAATGACATCTGAttaattgcctagtgtgtacccagcattatactTGTTCTTCACCTCTTCAATAAGATTTTTAATGAAGACATCTGATACTCTCTGAGCGGCGCTGTTCTGGACTAATTTTAGGCACACTTACCAATATGTCTTTAATTACTTTCATAATAATACACCATTAAGTTATTATGATCAGGTGATATATAGACAATGTATACTGCTCAACTAATTTCTCCCAGTCTGatcaggttgcccatagcaaccaatcagttgttattttctctatcgtcctagtggatgctggggttcctgaaaggaccatggggaatagcggctccgcaggagacagggcacaaaaagtaaagctttaggatcaggtggtgtgcactggctcctccccccatgaccctcctccaagcctcagttagatttttgtgcccgggcgagaagggtgcaatctaggtggctctcctaaagagctgcttagaaaagtttagcttaggttttttattttacagtgagtcctgctggcaacaggatcactgcaacgagggacttaggggagaagaagtgaactcacctgcgtgcaggatggattggcttctttggctactggacattagctccagagggacgatcacaggtacagcctggatggtcaccggagcctcgccgccggcccccttgcagatgctgaaacgagaagaggtccagaatcggcggcagaagactcctcagtcttcttaaggtagcgcacagcactgcagctgtgcgccatttcctctcagcacacttcacacggcagtcactgagggtgcagggcgctgggaggggggcgccctgggaggcaaatgaaaaccttttttggctaaaaatacctcacatatagcctccgggggctatatggagatatttaacccctgccagaatccattaaagagcgggagacgagcccgccgaaaaaggggcggggcctatctcctcagcacacagcgccattttccctcacagaaaggctggagggaaggctcccaggctctcccctgcactgcactacagaaacagggttaaaacagagagggggggcactaatttggcgttagaaatatataaaagatgctataagggaaaacacttatataaggttgtccctatataattatagcgtttttggtgtgtgctggcaaactctccctctgtctctccaaagggctagtgggtcctgtcctctatttgagcattccctgtgtgtgtgctgtgtgtcggtacgtgtgtgtcgacatgtatgaggacgatgttggtgaggaggcggagcaattgcctgtaatggtgatgtcactctctagggagtcgacaccggaatggatggcttatttagggaattacgtgataatgtcaacacgctgcaaggtcggttgacgacatgagacggccgacaaacaattagtaccggtccagacgtctcagaaacaccgtcaggggttttaaaacgcccgtttactttagtcggtcgacacagacacagacacggacactgaatccagtgtcgacggtgaataaacaaacgtattccttattagggccacacgttaagggcaatgaaggaggtgttacatatttctgatactacaagtaccacaaaagagggtattatgtgggatgtgaaaaaactaccgtagtttttcctgaatcagataaattaaatgaagtgtgtgatgatgcgtgggttccccccgatagaaaattatgggcggtataccctttcccgccagaagttagggcgcgttgggaaacaccccttagggtggataaggcgctcacacgcttatcaaaacaagtggcggtaccgtctatagatagggccgtcctcaaggagccagctgacaggaggctggaaaatatcataaaaagtatatacacacatactggtgttatactgcgaccagcgatcgcctcagcctggatgtgcagagctggggtggcttggtcggattccctgactaaaaatattgatacccttgacagggacagtattttattgactatagagcatttaataggatgcattttctatatatgcgagatgcacagagggatatttgcactctggcatcaagagtaagtgcgatgtccatatctgccagaagatgtttatggacacgacagtggtcaggtgatgcagattccaaacggcacaaaggtgtattgccgtataaaggaagaggagttatttggggtcggtccatcggacctggtggccacggcaactgctggaaaatccaccgtttttaccctaagtcacatctctgcagaaaaagacaccgtcttttcagcctcagtcctttcgtccctataagagtcatatctgcccagggatagaggaaagggaagaagactgcagcaggcagcccattcccaggaacagaagcgttccaccgcttctgccaagctctcagcatgacgctgggaccgtacaggacccctggatcctacatgtagtatcccaggggtacagattggaatgtcgagacgtttccccttcgcaggctcctgaagtctggtttaccaaggtctccctccgacaaggaggcagtatgggaaacaattcacaagctgtattcccagcaggtgataatcaaattacccctcctacaacaagaaaaggggtattattcctcattatattgtggtactgaagccagaaggctaggtgagacctattctaaatctaaaaaaatttgaacacttacaaaggttcaaatcaagatggagtcactcagagcagtgataacgaaccaggaagaaggggactatatagtgtcccgagacatcagggatgcttacctccatgtccaaaatttgcccttctcactaagggtacctcaggttcgtggtacagaactgtcactatcagtttcagacgctgccgtttggattgtccacggcaccccgggtctttaccaaggtaatggccgaaatgatgattcttcttcgaagaaaaggcgtcttaattatcccttacttggacgatctcctgataagggcaaagtccagggaacagttggaggtcggagtagcactatctcggatactgctacaacagcacgggtggattctaaatattccaaaatcgcagctgatcccgacgacaagtctgctgtgcctagggatgattctggacacagtccagaaaaaggtgtttctcccggaagagaaagccagggagttatccgagctagtcaggaacctcctaaaatcagtgcatcattgcacaagggtcctg encodes:
- the CCDC92B gene encoding coiled-coil domain-containing 92B produces the protein METQSLEQQIQSVERNITFLKKEQLELLQDLHLEILRLQKRCTELTQELETKQAESFQQDQIALEMEEKCRILESRYSEKEQLNHELKKELYHRENRVAALRSKLRDKERRFLDELKRRSHRVTIMNTELQKQTEAAAYLSFQLHVIKQKQQSPQNSCQVTSRPLDFTIVKQSHHEGKVKRKVHKSHSVWRPDCSVDKDMSRDYLQREQMTSYDELEAMPDPALFLYPKRYMHVHKQRPEPKSHSQDKSGPDHAGGAMALGTQWSENLSSDEDMPSSIPVVKAKLPKSERGKRRAVARQDSRDSE